A genome region from Halorussus pelagicus includes the following:
- a CDS encoding DUF7528 family protein: MAVEDRAYELSRDEAADLQDAVGDALTERREFFRTAGVHREDGTYEVVRRGADSSGNSKVFESFAALGRLFDRLPEKFSADDVGRTGITGSRRHMLVRHVAEHPDFDCTITKRNPLTVEKTGESACERSAGSDEGEVVNAD, from the coding sequence CTGGCGGTCGAAGACCGAGCCTACGAACTGTCTAGAGACGAGGCCGCGGACCTACAGGACGCGGTCGGCGACGCCCTCACCGAGCGCCGGGAGTTCTTCCGGACCGCGGGGGTCCACCGCGAGGACGGCACCTACGAAGTCGTCCGCCGGGGCGCGGACTCGTCGGGCAACTCGAAGGTGTTCGAGAGTTTCGCGGCATTGGGTCGGCTGTTCGACCGACTGCCCGAGAAATTCTCGGCCGACGACGTGGGCCGGACGGGAATCACCGGGTCGCGCCGCCACATGCTGGTGCGCCACGTCGCGGAACATCCCGACTTCGACTGCACGATAACGAAACGGAATCCGCTGACCGTCGAGAAGACCGGCGAATCGGCCTGCGAGCGGTCGGCCGGTAGCGACGAGGGCGAGGTGGTCAACGCGGACTGA
- a CDS encoding phosphate uptake regulator PhoU yields METRKVQRLGPSTLAMTLPAEWTKENNVEKGDEVSLRMGGKGTLTVLPESAHTEESEAVIHAANLDADAVERAIVAQYVLGRRVIHVESEETLDSAHINAVYKAETQLMGLGVVEETPNSIAIRCSVDPEDFSLDNLLERLENTGSTMRGEAVKALAHGNPDLAQRALNRERQANKIFVLLLRLIFTAYQNPTLARAVDLDTGFPLIGYRSIAKNLELIADNAEDIAEITLEADGHTLDVDGQTMRRIREFTDQVDEITAKAVQAAVERDYDKTLEVRALFHEIGDRESDILSDLPEMDNDSLLAVREVLVSLQQTAQYAMRNAEIAANLALNEESEHTTIN; encoded by the coding sequence ATGGAAACGCGAAAGGTACAGCGGTTAGGTCCCTCGACGCTGGCGATGACCCTGCCAGCGGAGTGGACCAAGGAGAACAACGTCGAGAAGGGCGACGAGGTTTCGCTGCGGATGGGCGGGAAGGGGACGCTGACGGTCCTGCCCGAATCGGCCCACACCGAGGAGTCCGAGGCCGTCATCCACGCGGCGAATCTGGACGCCGACGCCGTCGAGCGCGCCATCGTCGCCCAGTACGTTCTCGGTCGCCGAGTCATTCACGTAGAGAGCGAGGAGACCCTCGACAGCGCCCACATCAACGCGGTCTACAAGGCCGAGACCCAACTGATGGGACTGGGCGTGGTCGAGGAGACCCCTAACAGCATCGCCATCCGGTGTTCGGTTGACCCCGAGGACTTCAGCCTCGACAACCTGCTCGAACGACTGGAGAACACGGGTTCGACGATGCGCGGCGAGGCGGTCAAGGCGCTGGCGCACGGCAACCCGGACCTCGCACAGCGCGCGTTGAACCGCGAGCGACAGGCGAACAAGATTTTCGTCCTCCTGCTCAGGCTCATCTTCACCGCCTACCAGAACCCGACGCTGGCCCGCGCCGTCGATTTAGACACCGGGTTCCCGCTCATTGGCTACCGCTCCATCGCCAAGAACCTCGAACTCATCGCGGACAACGCCGAGGACATCGCCGAAATCACGCTCGAAGCAGACGGCCACACCCTCGACGTGGACGGCCAGACGATGCGCCGCATCCGTGAGTTCACCGACCAAGTGGACGAGATTACGGCGAAGGCGGTGCAGGCCGCCGTCGAGCGCGACTACGACAAGACGCTCGAAGTCCGCGCGCTGTTCCACGAAATCGGCGACCGCGAGAGCGACATCCTTTCGGACCTCCCCGAGATGGACAACGACTCGCTGTTGGCGGTCCGCGAGGTGCTGGTCAGCCTCCAGCAGACCGCCCAGTACGCAATGCGAAACGCCGAAATCGCGGCGAATCTGGCGCTCAACGAGGAGAGCGAACACACGACGATCAACTGA
- a CDS encoding aldehyde dehydrogenase family protein has translation MSQQASEETYQHYIGGEWTDGHGDETFESVDPSNQEVLGEFHRGTEQDVDDALAAAKEVEDEWAELSYIDRAEYLWDVYHELKDRTDELGEVVTKECGKEISEGKADVVEAAHMVEWAAGNARHPHGDVVPSEIGSKDAYMRRKPRGVIGCITPWNFPVAIPFWHMALALVEGNTVVWKPAEQTPWCGQIIAEMMVDAGIPEGVFNMVQGFGDAGNAIVEDDRVDTVLFTGSSEVGHKIASKVGGEPGKLAACEMGGKNGIVVTENADLDVAVHSAIMSSFKTTGQRCVSSERLIVHEDVYDEFKKRYVELAQNVSVGNPLNEDTFMGPMVNEEQVEKFGKYNELAREEGANVLVDREELDDDEIPEGHEDGYWVGPFVYEVEYDEDLRCIQEEVFGPHVALIEYSGDMDRAMEIHNNTPYGLAGAVISEDYRQVNQFRDEAEIGLAYGNLPCIGAEVQLPFGGVKKSGNGYPSAREAIEAVTERTAWTLNNSKDIEMAQGLSADIKTESDD, from the coding sequence ATGAGCCAGCAAGCCAGCGAAGAGACCTATCAGCACTACATCGGCGGCGAGTGGACCGACGGACACGGCGACGAGACGTTCGAGAGCGTCGATCCGTCGAATCAGGAAGTCCTCGGGGAGTTCCACCGCGGGACCGAACAGGACGTAGACGACGCCCTCGCGGCCGCGAAAGAAGTCGAAGACGAGTGGGCCGAACTCTCCTACATCGACCGCGCGGAGTACCTCTGGGACGTGTACCACGAGCTAAAGGACCGTACAGACGAACTCGGCGAAGTCGTCACCAAGGAGTGCGGTAAGGAGATTTCCGAGGGGAAGGCCGACGTGGTCGAGGCCGCACACATGGTCGAGTGGGCCGCGGGCAACGCCCGCCACCCCCACGGCGACGTGGTTCCCTCCGAAATCGGCAGTAAGGACGCCTACATGCGCCGCAAGCCCCGCGGCGTCATCGGCTGTATCACGCCGTGGAACTTCCCGGTCGCCATCCCGTTCTGGCACATGGCACTCGCACTGGTCGAGGGCAACACGGTCGTCTGGAAGCCTGCCGAGCAGACGCCGTGGTGTGGCCAAATCATCGCCGAGATGATGGTTGACGCCGGTATTCCCGAGGGCGTGTTCAACATGGTGCAGGGCTTCGGCGACGCCGGAAACGCCATCGTGGAGGACGACCGCGTGGACACCGTGCTGTTCACAGGTTCCTCGGAAGTCGGTCACAAAATCGCCAGCAAGGTCGGCGGCGAACCCGGCAAGCTCGCGGCCTGCGAGATGGGCGGCAAGAACGGTATCGTCGTCACCGAGAACGCGGACCTCGACGTTGCGGTCCACTCGGCCATCATGTCCTCGTTCAAGACGACGGGCCAGCGCTGTGTCTCCAGCGAGCGCCTCATCGTCCACGAGGACGTGTACGACGAGTTCAAGAAGCGCTACGTCGAACTCGCCCAGAACGTCTCGGTCGGTAACCCCCTCAACGAGGACACCTTCATGGGTCCGATGGTCAACGAGGAGCAAGTCGAGAAGTTCGGTAAGTACAACGAACTCGCGCGCGAGGAAGGCGCGAACGTCCTCGTGGACCGCGAGGAACTCGACGACGACGAGATTCCGGAGGGCCACGAGGACGGCTACTGGGTCGGCCCGTTCGTCTACGAGGTCGAGTACGACGAGGACCTGCGCTGCATCCAAGAGGAGGTCTTCGGTCCCCACGTCGCGCTCATCGAGTACAGCGGCGACATGGACCGTGCGATGGAGATTCACAACAACACGCCTTACGGACTCGCTGGCGCGGTCATCTCGGAGGATTACCGCCAAGTCAACCAGTTCCGCGACGAGGCGGAAATCGGTCTCGCCTACGGCAACCTCCCGTGCATCGGCGCGGAGGTCCAACTGCCGTTCGGCGGCGTCAAGAAGTCCGGCAACGGCTACCCGAGCGCCCGCGAGGCCATCGAGGCCGTCACCGAGCGCACGGCGTGGACGCTGAACAACAGCAAGGACATCGAGATGGCGCAGGGTCTGAGTGCGGACATCAAGACCGAGAGTGACGACTGA
- a CDS encoding DUF5803 family protein: MNRRLLLAFATLSVLAVTAGCTGIFGGDQISDKQLEGDGNATYDWNTTADVTLNITSGEYQAVYDFSNRSQLKIFERESLGEETPVNVGTVRFRYRNGTVVTLNQSQVKRTNSRTVFTLPSREGKLAYTAPHRGKSFSTPTYVEGSYEVVLPRGMRVGTPILSQVRPDADQTEQLDGRVHIAWAEVTADNVVVRYYLARDLLIFAAVIAAGVLVALLGLAYFRLQIRQLEREREELGLNVDTDGDEFDQGPPPGMG; the protein is encoded by the coding sequence ATGAATCGGCGACTCCTACTCGCGTTTGCCACGCTGTCCGTCCTCGCCGTGACCGCCGGATGTACCGGCATCTTCGGCGGCGACCAGATAAGCGACAAGCAACTCGAAGGCGACGGGAACGCGACCTACGACTGGAACACCACCGCGGACGTGACGCTCAACATCACGAGCGGCGAGTATCAGGCGGTGTACGACTTTTCGAACCGGTCGCAGCTCAAGATATTCGAGCGGGAGTCGCTCGGCGAGGAGACACCCGTCAACGTCGGGACCGTCCGGTTCCGCTACCGCAACGGCACCGTCGTCACGCTCAACCAGTCGCAGGTCAAGCGCACGAACTCCCGAACGGTGTTCACGCTTCCCTCCCGAGAGGGGAAACTCGCCTACACCGCGCCCCACCGCGGGAAGTCGTTCAGTACGCCGACCTACGTCGAGGGGTCCTACGAGGTCGTTCTCCCCCGTGGGATGCGCGTCGGCACGCCGATTCTGAGTCAGGTCCGGCCCGACGCCGACCAGACCGAACAACTCGACGGACGGGTCCACATCGCGTGGGCTGAAGTGACGGCCGATAACGTCGTCGTCCGGTACTACCTCGCGCGCGACCTGCTCATCTTCGCGGCGGTCATCGCCGCGGGCGTCCTCGTCGCGCTCCTCGGGTTGGCCTACTTCCGCCTCCAGATTCGGCAACTCGAACGCGAGCGCGAGGAGTTGGGCTTGAACGTCGATACCGACGGCGACGAGTTCGATCAAGGTCCGCCGCCGGGGATGGGGTAG
- a CDS encoding DUF7123 family protein: MTDYSDEERRILAYLRESVSKGERYFRSKNIAKQLGLSSKQVGVRLPELAEKSEEVDIEKWGRAKSTTWKVTRG; this comes from the coding sequence ATGACTGACTACAGCGACGAGGAACGGCGCATCCTCGCCTATCTCCGCGAGAGCGTCTCGAAAGGCGAGCGATACTTCCGGTCGAAGAATATCGCCAAGCAGCTCGGCCTCTCCTCGAAGCAGGTCGGTGTGCGACTCCCGGAACTCGCCGAGAAGAGCGAAGAGGTCGATATCGAGAAGTGGGGCCGCGCGAAGTCCACGACGTGGAAGGTGACGCGGGGATAG
- a CDS encoding ATP-NAD kinase family protein — MRTIGVVVNPIAGMGGRVGLKGTDGKVEAARERGAQPRAPERAVAALRALGERAGRARDASDDAGIELLTYGGEMGEREAREAGFDPQVVGRAGEDTAAADTREAVRRFVAEDADLILFVGGDGTAVDVTEALDEAGAEIPILGVPAGVKVYSAVFAVTPDAAGRVAAEFDRTERREVNDIDEDAYREGEVRAELKGIAAVPVAEDLQSSKQVGGGTVESLAAGVAADARNDEETTYVFGPGSTVGAVESALGFEGSPLGVDVWRDGEVLVEDASADEILAHLGDRNVVVVSPIGGQGFVFGRGNDQISPSVIRRSEVEVVASKNKLDDVGVLRVDTGDEEVDADLRGWRKVRVGRFERRMMNVV; from the coding sequence ATGCGAACCATCGGCGTCGTGGTCAACCCCATCGCGGGGATGGGCGGCCGAGTAGGGCTGAAAGGCACCGACGGAAAAGTCGAGGCGGCCCGCGAGCGCGGCGCGCAACCGCGGGCACCCGAACGAGCGGTCGCGGCCCTGCGCGCGCTCGGCGAGCGCGCTGGCAGGGCGCGAGACGCGAGCGACGACGCCGGAATCGAACTGCTGACCTACGGCGGCGAGATGGGCGAGCGCGAGGCCCGCGAGGCCGGATTCGACCCGCAAGTCGTCGGGCGCGCGGGCGAGGACACCGCCGCCGCGGACACCCGCGAGGCCGTCCGGCGATTTGTTGCCGAGGACGCGGACCTCATTCTGTTCGTCGGGGGCGACGGGACCGCCGTGGACGTGACCGAGGCGCTGGACGAGGCGGGAGCCGAGATTCCCATCCTCGGCGTTCCGGCGGGCGTGAAGGTCTATTCGGCGGTGTTCGCGGTGACGCCCGACGCCGCGGGCCGGGTCGCCGCGGAGTTCGACCGGACCGAACGCCGGGAGGTCAACGACATCGACGAGGACGCCTACCGAGAGGGCGAGGTCCGCGCCGAGTTGAAGGGTATCGCCGCGGTGCCCGTCGCCGAGGACTTACAATCGAGCAAGCAGGTCGGCGGCGGCACCGTCGAGAGCCTCGCGGCCGGTGTGGCGGCCGACGCACGAAACGACGAGGAGACGACCTACGTCTTCGGTCCCGGAAGCACGGTCGGCGCGGTCGAATCGGCACTCGGCTTCGAGGGGTCGCCGCTGGGCGTGGACGTGTGGCGGGATGGGGAAGTGTTAGTCGAGGACGCGAGCGCCGACGAGATTCTGGCGCATCTCGGCGACCGGAACGTAGTCGTCGTCTCGCCCATCGGCGGGCAGGGGTTCGTCTTCGGTCGGGGCAACGACCAGATTTCGCCCAGCGTGATTCGCCGGTCGGAAGTCGAAGTCGTCGCCTCGAAGAACAAACTGGACGACGTGGGCGTTCTCCGGGTCGATACCGGCGACGAGGAAGTGGACGCGGACCTGCGCGGGTGGCGGAAAGTGAGGGTCGGTCGGTTCGAGCGACGAATGATGAACGTGGTCTGA
- a CDS encoding DUF7525 family protein gives MAEHETVGSDKGIGLATLFTLLAAGATIAMFMRPGSELAAWGFAGAVIAGVLAVAAVHLYW, from the coding sequence ATGGCCGAACACGAGACTGTCGGGAGCGACAAGGGAATCGGACTCGCCACGCTGTTCACGCTGCTTGCGGCCGGGGCGACGATAGCGATGTTCATGCGACCGGGCAGCGAACTCGCCGCGTGGGGCTTCGCCGGTGCCGTCATCGCTGGCGTCCTCGCGGTCGCCGCGGTTCACCTCTACTGGTGA
- a CDS encoding CoxG family protein encodes MTVRVERTFDLEVSPENVWNFIVDPENRANVISVVDDYEKTGEHSSIWHIGLPVPFLDKTVPVRTEDVERDPPRYVKFVGRSSALRVTGEHEIQETETGSRLVNRFTVEGKIPGIERYFSKNLDDELDTLEAALREEATA; translated from the coding sequence ATGACTGTCCGGGTAGAGCGGACCTTCGACCTCGAAGTTTCGCCGGAGAACGTGTGGAATTTCATCGTGGACCCGGAGAACCGCGCGAACGTCATCAGCGTCGTGGACGACTACGAGAAGACCGGCGAGCATTCGTCTATCTGGCACATCGGGCTTCCGGTTCCGTTCCTCGACAAGACCGTGCCGGTTCGGACCGAGGACGTAGAGCGCGACCCGCCCCGGTACGTGAAGTTCGTCGGCCGGTCGTCGGCGCTCCGCGTGACGGGCGAACACGAGATTCAGGAGACCGAGACCGGAAGCCGACTCGTCAATCGGTTCACGGTCGAGGGGAAGATTCCCGGCATCGAACGCTACTTCAGCAAGAATCTGGACGACGAACTCGACACCCTCGAAGCCGCGCTTCGAGAGGAGGCGACGGCGTGA
- a CDS encoding RIO1 family regulatory kinase/ATPase domain-containing protein: MSIRRLVRGTIEWDRLQAVFEEMARRYDQPELRVEFLNADNWLSTPCVVNDEWFVKIITRQNSLVHALFTGARNLGAFSSGTEGFFEHSAGPVEMAEQELAATERMADIGLNAPVPLEVFEVEDMAVLVMEYLPEFRTFDEVTTEEVERLAPDVFESLAAMHDHRLAHGDLRGENVLVQYGEVYFIDATTVREDAIEEARSYDLACALAALEPRIGARDAVAAAADHYSPDELLAARDFLDFVNIRPDHDFDAVQVKGEIEKLAS, encoded by the coding sequence ATGAGCATCCGGCGATTGGTGCGTGGCACCATCGAGTGGGACCGACTCCAAGCGGTCTTCGAGGAGATGGCTCGGCGCTACGACCAGCCGGAACTCCGAGTCGAGTTTCTGAACGCCGACAACTGGCTCTCGACGCCCTGCGTGGTCAACGACGAGTGGTTCGTCAAGATAATCACGCGCCAAAACTCGCTGGTCCACGCGCTGTTCACCGGCGCGCGCAACCTCGGGGCTTTTTCGTCGGGCACCGAGGGCTTTTTCGAGCATTCGGCCGGACCGGTCGAGATGGCCGAGCAGGAACTCGCGGCGACCGAACGGATGGCCGATATCGGCCTGAACGCGCCGGTCCCGCTGGAGGTGTTCGAAGTCGAGGACATGGCGGTCCTCGTGATGGAGTATCTGCCCGAATTCCGAACGTTTGACGAGGTGACGACCGAGGAAGTCGAACGTCTCGCACCCGACGTCTTCGAGTCGCTGGCCGCGATGCACGACCATCGGCTGGCCCACGGCGACCTGCGCGGCGAGAACGTCCTCGTCCAGTACGGCGAGGTGTACTTCATCGACGCGACGACGGTCCGCGAGGACGCCATCGAGGAGGCCCGGTCGTACGATTTGGCGTGCGCGCTCGCCGCGCTCGAACCGCGAATCGGCGCGCGCGACGCGGTGGCGGCCGCCGCGGACCACTACTCGCCCGACGAACTGCTCGCGGCCCGCGACTTTCTGGACTTCGTGAATATCCGCCCCGACCACGACTTCGACGCCGTGCAGGTAAAAGGCGAGATAGAAAAGTTGGCCTCCTGA
- a CDS encoding DUF7344 domain-containing protein produces MFDLLGNSRRRRILRYLLDERHITLTDLSARIAAWENDTTVADLTSRERKKVYSSIYQTHVPRLSEHGLVEYDAEDRLVSLTGDADRIQRFLEVEGPERGGFSHQWSRYFLWTAVVGSAVIAGNWLGTVPTTHVTTESLYGLLTVAFMMLSVSFVMAVEGPKLLRLGN; encoded by the coding sequence ATGTTCGACTTGCTCGGCAACTCTCGTCGCCGCCGAATCCTCCGCTATCTACTAGACGAACGTCATATCACGCTGACTGACTTGAGCGCGCGCATCGCGGCGTGGGAAAACGACACCACCGTCGCTGACCTGACCTCGCGCGAGCGCAAGAAAGTGTACTCGTCGATCTATCAGACCCACGTCCCGAGACTGAGCGAACACGGACTGGTCGAGTACGACGCCGAGGACCGACTGGTCTCGCTGACCGGCGACGCCGACCGAATCCAGCGGTTTCTAGAAGTCGAGGGTCCCGAGCGCGGCGGGTTCTCCCACCAGTGGAGTCGCTACTTTCTCTGGACCGCAGTCGTCGGCAGTGCGGTCATCGCGGGCAACTGGCTGGGGACGGTTCCGACGACCCATGTGACGACCGAGAGTTTGTACGGTCTGCTCACGGTGGCGTTCATGATGCTCAGCGTCTCGTTCGTGATGGCGGTGGAGGGACCGAAGCTGTTGCGACTGGGGAATTAG
- a CDS encoding competence/damage-inducible protein A, which yields MQVALVSVGDELLAGDTVNTNAAWLGERLAERGASVERVVVVPDRESDIARVVNELRADYEAVIVTGGVGPTHDDLTMDGVAAAVGVPVEEHDDAAAWIADNTDYERADLVEGTTRLPKGSRMLPNEKGVAPGCAIEGIYVLPGVPEEMKAMFESVAEEFAGQKRHVLVVETDEPESALVERFAELRERFDVTVGSYPGDHVRVKLQSTDEDELERAATWLRERVQSVQR from the coding sequence ATGCAGGTAGCCCTCGTCTCCGTCGGCGACGAACTGCTGGCGGGCGACACCGTGAACACCAACGCCGCGTGGCTGGGCGAACGCCTCGCCGAACGCGGTGCGAGCGTCGAGCGCGTGGTCGTAGTGCCGGACAGAGAGAGCGACATTGCGCGCGTCGTCAACGAACTGCGCGCCGACTACGAGGCCGTCATCGTCACGGGCGGGGTCGGACCGACCCACGACGACCTAACGATGGACGGCGTCGCGGCCGCGGTCGGAGTCCCGGTCGAGGAACACGACGACGCCGCGGCGTGGATTGCCGACAACACCGACTACGAGCGTGCGGACCTCGTGGAGGGGACGACGCGACTCCCGAAAGGCTCGCGGATGCTCCCGAACGAGAAGGGGGTCGCGCCCGGTTGCGCCATTGAGGGCATCTACGTCCTGCCGGGCGTCCCCGAGGAGATGAAGGCCATGTTCGAGTCGGTCGCCGAGGAGTTCGCTGGCCAGAAGCGCCACGTCCTCGTCGTGGAGACCGACGAACCCGAGAGCGCGCTGGTCGAGCGATTCGCAGAGCTACGCGAGCGCTTCGACGTGACCGTCGGGAGCTATCCCGGCGACCACGTTCGAGTCAAGTTGCAAAGTACCGACGAGGACGAACTCGAACGCGCGGCGACGTGGCTCCGCGAGCGCGTGCAGAGCGTTCAGCGGTAG
- a CDS encoding DUF2110 family protein yields the protein MVVLATKVYVEGDARERSLDALRSLVANEIEDLDVEYTVGVRHDDFAVVTIEGNDEVVARNLLREEYGEVTPDFEDGETYVGTLEGWDEDGFVLDAGEDIRVPADELGLGQGTPIQIVERFGLVQHTPLRFVYADPDSGTHRLADEERDRLYEWTRGSGRVNVNSATRGEVRATVNRAGHARDIVTVERLGLLEQSIICKDETDPPGLLAAIGTYLPAEIRCMIP from the coding sequence CGGTCGCTCGTCGCCAACGAAATCGAAGACCTCGACGTGGAGTACACCGTGGGCGTGCGCCACGACGACTTCGCGGTCGTCACCATCGAGGGCAACGACGAAGTCGTCGCCCGGAACCTCCTCCGCGAGGAGTACGGCGAAGTCACGCCGGACTTCGAGGACGGAGAGACCTACGTCGGCACGCTCGAAGGCTGGGACGAAGACGGCTTCGTCCTCGACGCGGGCGAAGACATCCGCGTGCCCGCTGACGAACTCGGACTCGGACAAGGGACGCCGATACAAATCGTCGAGCGGTTCGGTCTCGTCCAGCACACGCCGCTTCGCTTCGTCTACGCCGACCCCGACTCCGGGACCCACCGACTCGCCGACGAGGAGCGCGACCGCCTCTACGAGTGGACTCGCGGTTCCGGCCGAGTCAACGTCAACAGCGCGACCCGCGGCGAGGTCCGCGCGACGGTCAACCGCGCCGGTCACGCCCGCGACATCGTCACCGTCGAACGCCTCGGCCTGCTGGAGCAGAGCATCATCTGCAAAGACGAAACCGACCCGCCGGGTCTGCTCGCGGCCATCGGCACCTACCTGCCCGCGGAGATTCGGTGCATGATTCCGTAA
- a CDS encoding nitrilase-related carbon-nitrogen hydrolase, which produces MRVALAQLEIESGAVEENRQRAEAAIAEAADCGADLVALPEIFNVGYFAFDAYQRTAEPVEGPTLTRIADAAREHDVGVLAGSIVEDLAETERVETPADEGLANTSVLFDRDGERLAVYRKHHLFGYESAEAQMLVPGESLGVAEFEGVSVGMTTCYDLRFPELYRDIAEAGADLVLVPSAWPYPRVEHWKLLPRARAVENQFFVATVNGAGDFDDASLLGRSTAYDPWGTTLASTGDDPDLVVADVDVSSVEAVREEFPAWRNRRI; this is translated from the coding sequence GTGAGAGTCGCGCTCGCGCAACTCGAAATCGAGAGCGGCGCGGTCGAGGAGAACCGCCAGCGCGCCGAGGCGGCCATCGCCGAGGCCGCGGACTGCGGCGCGGACCTCGTCGCGCTCCCCGAAATTTTCAACGTCGGCTACTTCGCGTTCGACGCCTACCAGCGCACCGCCGAACCGGTGGAGGGTCCCACGCTCACGCGCATTGCGGACGCCGCCCGCGAACACGACGTGGGCGTCCTCGCGGGGTCCATCGTCGAGGACCTCGCCGAGACCGAGCGCGTCGAGACCCCGGCCGACGAGGGGTTGGCCAACACTTCGGTGCTGTTCGACCGCGACGGCGAACGCCTCGCGGTCTATCGCAAGCACCACCTGTTCGGCTACGAGTCTGCGGAGGCCCAGATGCTCGTCCCCGGCGAGAGCCTCGGCGTCGCCGAGTTCGAGGGTGTGAGCGTCGGGATGACGACCTGCTACGACCTGCGGTTTCCGGAACTCTACCGCGATATCGCCGAGGCAGGTGCGGACCTCGTTCTCGTGCCGAGCGCGTGGCCCTACCCCCGCGTCGAACACTGGAAACTCCTGCCCCGCGCCCGCGCGGTGGAGAACCAGTTCTTCGTGGCGACCGTCAACGGTGCGGGCGACTTCGATGACGCCTCCCTGCTCGGGCGCTCGACGGCGTACGACCCGTGGGGAACGACGCTGGCGAGTACCGGCGACGACCCCGACCTCGTCGTGGCCGACGTAGACGTGAGCAGCGTCGAAGCGGTCCGCGAGGAGTTCCCGGCGTGGCGCAACCGGCGGATATGA